A window of the Zeugodacus cucurbitae isolate PBARC_wt_2022May chromosome 2, idZeuCucr1.2, whole genome shotgun sequence genome harbors these coding sequences:
- the LOC105214239 gene encoding uncharacterized protein LOC105214239 isoform X1, which yields MYETTENMDLTSQMQDLSKEIKEMRADIQQIKGFMDHQNEVIDELMKGHQEMMKRLVKQEEEAEEEKNIQRPVFPLMTQEDLDNAEAFIGMDERKKEEMTRFLKPLLMPIGLKQKLVYVLSEEIILSYNLEGTHGKKRMLLYPKLLSVLYSATDRPGWSYKLFLDDLRRGFQFGKKKHFRKKCASNKLNKTTRNPLSSGPEDDNMDSDY from the exons ATGTACGAAACTACTG AAAACATGGATTTAACATCTCAAATGCAAGATTTGTCTAAAGAGATAAAGGAGATGCGTGCCGacatacaacaaataaaag GTTTTATGGACCACCAAAATGAAGTAATAGATGAGTTAATGAAAGGACATCAGGAAATGATGAAACGTTTGGTAAAGCAAGAAGAAGAGGCGGAAGAAGAAAAGAATATCCAAAGACCTGTTTTTCCATTAATGACGCAAGAAGATTTAGATAATGCTGAAGCTTTTATTGGAATGGACGAacgaaagaaagaagaaatg ACCCGATttcttaaaccacttttaaTGCCAATTGGCCTCAAGCAAAAACTGGTGTACGTGCTATCTGAAGAGATTATTTTGAGTTATAACCTCGAGGGTACACACGGCAAAAAACGCATGTTGCTATATCCAAAACTTTTAAGTGTGTTAtata gTGCCACAGACCGACCCGGCTGGtcgtataaattatttttagatgaTTTACGTAGAGGTTTTCAATTTGGCAAGAAGAAACACTTTCGAAAAAAGTGTGCTTCGAACAAATTgaataaaacaacaagaaatcCACTGTCAAGCGGCCCAGAGGATGACAATATGGATTCAGACTACTAA
- the LOC105214239 gene encoding uncharacterized protein LOC105214239 isoform X2 gives MDLTSQMQDLSKEIKEMRADIQQIKGFMDHQNEVIDELMKGHQEMMKRLVKQEEEAEEEKNIQRPVFPLMTQEDLDNAEAFIGMDERKKEEMTRFLKPLLMPIGLKQKLVYVLSEEIILSYNLEGTHGKKRMLLYPKLLSVLYSATDRPGWSYKLFLDDLRRGFQFGKKKHFRKKCASNKLNKTTRNPLSSGPEDDNMDSDY, from the exons ATGGATTTAACATCTCAAATGCAAGATTTGTCTAAAGAGATAAAGGAGATGCGTGCCGacatacaacaaataaaag GTTTTATGGACCACCAAAATGAAGTAATAGATGAGTTAATGAAAGGACATCAGGAAATGATGAAACGTTTGGTAAAGCAAGAAGAAGAGGCGGAAGAAGAAAAGAATATCCAAAGACCTGTTTTTCCATTAATGACGCAAGAAGATTTAGATAATGCTGAAGCTTTTATTGGAATGGACGAacgaaagaaagaagaaatg ACCCGATttcttaaaccacttttaaTGCCAATTGGCCTCAAGCAAAAACTGGTGTACGTGCTATCTGAAGAGATTATTTTGAGTTATAACCTCGAGGGTACACACGGCAAAAAACGCATGTTGCTATATCCAAAACTTTTAAGTGTGTTAtata gTGCCACAGACCGACCCGGCTGGtcgtataaattatttttagatgaTTTACGTAGAGGTTTTCAATTTGGCAAGAAGAAACACTTTCGAAAAAAGTGTGCTTCGAACAAATTgaataaaacaacaagaaatcCACTGTCAAGCGGCCCAGAGGATGACAATATGGATTCAGACTACTAA
- the LOC105214241 gene encoding uncharacterized protein LOC105214241, which translates to MDLNEKVEQLTNETAELRNEVTQLKESLTKQNQTIIRLIKEQCHLLRKYEENKKDKVLCQQTAKQFLNIFPINSQDDLESAEESINEENKGECTALARALLMPGSFKKNLNKILGSDVILDYNVDGRHNKKRIQDYPKLLDVLFQATTREGWNYKYFLDDLRTGFKCAKNKHFKFNWAQRRKYSEQPTIKIEEVLIPFDNE; encoded by the exons atggatttaaatgaaaaagtggAACAACTTACCAATGAAACAGCGGAATTACGGAATGAAGTTACACAACTCAaag aatCATTGACTAAGCAGAATCAAACTATAATAAGGTTAATCAAAGAACAGTGTCATCTGTTGCGAAAATATGAGGAGAATAAGAAGGACAAAGTCCTTTGTCAACAGACGGCAAAACAATTTCTAAACATATTTCCAATAAATTCGCAAGACGATTTGGAGAGCGCAGAAGAGAGTATAAATGAGGAAAATAAAGGAGAATGC ACTGCACTCGCCCGAGCACTGTTAATGCCTGGAAGTTTTAAAAAGAATTTGAACAAGATATTGGGTAGTGATGTTATACTGGACTACAACGTTGACGGTAGACACAACAAGAAACGTATACAGGATTATCCGAAATTATTGGATGTGCTCTTCC AAGCGACAACTAGAGAGGGTtggaattacaaatattttcttgacgatCTTCGAACTGGCTTCAAGTGtgctaaaaataaacatttcaaatttaattgggCACAACGTAGGAAATATTCTGAACAACCGACAATTAAAATCGAAGAAGTACTAATTCCATTTGACAATGAATAA